TGAGTACAACTCAGACTGGGTTGTGGTAAAAGCACAAATACATGCAGGTGGCCGCGGTAAAGGTGGTGGTGTTAAGCTGGCAAAAAATCTTGACGAGGTTAAGGAAAAAGCAGGCGCTATCATCGGTATGCAACTGGTTACCCCTCAAACCGGCCCCGAAGGCAAAAAGGTTAACAAAGTATTAATAGCACAAGACGTATATTATCCAGGCGAAAGTGAAACCAAAGAGTTTTATGTGAGTGTATTGCTTGACCGCGCTAAAGGCCGTAACATCATCATGTACTCAACCGAAGGTGGTATGGACATTGAAGAGGTTGCTGAGCATACACCAGATAAAATATTTAAAGAGGAGATTGATCCTAAAGTGGGTTTACAGGGTTTCCAGGCACGTAAAATTGCCTTTAACCTGGGCCTGTCAGGCGATGCCTTTAAGGACATGACCAAATTCATCACGGCTTTATACAAAGCGTACATCGCTACTGACTCATCGATGTTTGAGATCAACCCGGTTTTAAAAACATCTGACAATAAAATATTAGCCGTTGACGCTAAGGTAAACCTTGACGATAACGCACTATACCGTCACCCGGATTACGCCGCCCTGCGCGATACCTCAGAGGAAGACCCTACTGAAGTTGAAGCCAGCAAATCAAACCTAAACTATGTTAAGCTTGATGGTAACGTTGGCTGTATGGTTAATGGTGCGGGCTTAGCTATGGCTACCATGGATATTATCAAAATTGCCGGTGGCGAGCCTGCTAACTTTTTGGACGTAGGTGG
This Mucilaginibacter defluvii DNA region includes the following protein-coding sequences:
- the sucC gene encoding ADP-forming succinate--CoA ligase subunit beta translates to MNIHEYQGKAILKSFGVRVQEGIVADTVDQAVEAAQKLKDEYNSDWVVVKAQIHAGGRGKGGGVKLAKNLDEVKEKAGAIIGMQLVTPQTGPEGKKVNKVLIAQDVYYPGESETKEFYVSVLLDRAKGRNIIMYSTEGGMDIEEVAEHTPDKIFKEEIDPKVGLQGFQARKIAFNLGLSGDAFKDMTKFITALYKAYIATDSSMFEINPVLKTSDNKILAVDAKVNLDDNALYRHPDYAALRDTSEEDPTEVEASKSNLNYVKLDGNVGCMVNGAGLAMATMDIIKIAGGEPANFLDVGGTANAQTVKAGFNIILQDPNVRAILINIFGGIVRCDRVAQGVIDAYQEIGNIPVPIIVRLQGTNAAEAKELIDNSGLKVFSAILLKEAAERVKEVLAN